A genome region from Triticum aestivum cultivar Chinese Spring chromosome 2B, IWGSC CS RefSeq v2.1, whole genome shotgun sequence includes the following:
- the LOC123040370 gene encoding putative F-box/LRR-repeat protein 23 has product MEEEEGESRDWTGMQSDALSTIFGKLDAADLLTGAGQVCHAWRRLADGDTTLWRRVEMTHDVDILEAGAMACAAVDRAAGTMEAFSADTFVTDLLLRYISDRAFSLKSLQLSFCDKVSDKGLAEAINRLPQLEELDISFCSLYGNFCELVDKNRSQLKCFRLNECWADFHKRFDAAYERMEIDPEASWIANSMPRLQVLQLIGSEVTNDGLMAILDHCPHLESLDIRMCYNRQIDDAMKSKCARIRNLKLPHDPISDFKYWAYVDSEDYSEDYSGSDFEVDMHDDLLDVVMDDDADDADGEFNYVDDYDDVGSESAMYDDVDDI; this is encoded by the exons atggaggaggaggagggcgagagCCGCGACTGGACCGGGATGCAGTCAGACGCGCTCTCCACCATATTCGGGAAGCTGGACGCGGCCGACCTCCTCACGGGAGCCGGGCAGGTATGCCACGCGTGGCGCCGTCTCGCCGACGGCGACACCACGCTGTGGCGTCGCGTCGAGATGACCCACGATGTAGACATCCTGGAGGCCGGGGCCATGGCCTGCGCCGCCGTCGACCGCGCCGCTGGCACCATGGAGGCCTTCTCAGCCGACACCTTCGTCACTGATCTCCTCCTCCGCTACATCTCCGACAG AGCATTCTCATTGAAGAGCCTTCAGCTCAGCTTTTGTGATAAAGTATCTGATAAAGGGTTGGCTGAGGCAATTAATCGCCTTCCTCAGCTTGAAGAATTGGATATTTCGTTCTGCTCATTGTATGGCAATTTTTGCGAGTTAGTTGACAAAAACCGCTCACAACTGAAATGCTTTAGGCTAAATGAATGCTGGGCTGATTTTCATAAGCGGTTTGATGCAGCCTATGAGCGCATGGAGATTGACCCAGAAGCGTCATGGATTGCTAACAGTATGCCTCGTCTCCAAGTCCTTCAGTTGATTGGTAGCGAAGTAACTAATGATGGACTGATGGCAATCCTTGACCATTGCCCTCACCTTGAATCACTTGACATACGTATGTGCTACAACCGCCaaattgatgatgctatgaaatcaAAGTGTGCTAGAATTAGAAACCTTAAGCTTCCTCATGATCCCATCTCTGATTTCAAGTACTGGGCCTACGTTGACAGTGAGGATTACAGTGAAGATTACTCTGGTTCTGATTTTGAGGTTGATATGCACGATGATTTGCTGGATGTGGTCATggatgatgatgctgatgatgcTGATGGTGAATTCAATTATGTGGATGATTATGATGATGTTGGCTCAGAATCTGCCATGTATGATGATGTCGATGACATCTAA